ACTTACAGATAGGAAAAGGTTCATCCCTGTCAACAAAGACTGAGGAGCATTGGCAGTACAGTCGATAGATGGTTGTCCCTCGTACACAATCACTCTGTCAGCAAGATAAGTTGCCATTATAAAATCATGCTCAACGACAAAAGCAGTCTTCTTCGCATGGAGGATAAACCTCTTAATGACTTTTGAGGCAACAATACGCTGCTCTGAATCAAGATAAGCACTTGGCTCATCTATCAGATATATATCCGCAGGCTGcattaaacataaaaaaaatattttgtaaaAATGTAAAGAAGCGCCTTGCTCGAAATCACAATCAAATCAACTTTTGGTTTAGTATCATTACTGTGGTAATATGCGAAATTTATTGATAATATAATGAAAGGTGACTGAAGATCAAAGCAAACAAAACGAAATAATGCAAACCTTTCCAAGGCAAAGACATAATGCAACTCTTTGCAGCTCACCACCTGAGAGATTCACAACTTCCTGATCCATTAATTGTTCAATCTGGAGTGGTTTCATGACATCTGACACAAACTGAGGATGCATGTATGAATCACGGATCTTTTGATGCAGCAAGGCCCTGACAGAAGCTTGAAACTTTGGACTGATCTTCTGGGGCTTGTAAGAAACATTGAATTCAGGTATTTCTGCATCTGAGCTCTCCACCTCATCTGGCTTCAAGAGACCAGCCTGTAGATGCAACATAAACAAGAACTCACGCTCATTTCGAGTTCATGCAACACATATGTCTTCAAACAATCAACGGTAAAAAGCACATATAAAACTATATGAATGTAGAGAAACGTACCAGCATGCGGATAAATGTTGTCTTCCCTGTCCCGTTCTCACCAAGCATGACAATAATTTGGGAATCAGTGAATTCTCCCTCCAGAACACGAAGCTTGAAATTTCCCTGAGTTTTACTCATAGTTGGGTACTTGTATCGTGCGTATGACTGAATTTCTTCTGCACTTTCCTGTGGTGTCTCAGCAAcctgaaagaaaaaaaactagcaAGTAAGCAACGGGAAACAAGAGAATGAAGGCATACAATACCACGGGAAATAACTGATACCTTGAAAGTAAGTGATTCGTCACGGAATCTTAGATTCTCAGTTGGGACAAATCCAGCCAAGAAAATATTAATTCCTTCTCTAACAGAAAAGGGAAGGGTTACAACTCCATAAGCTCCAGGTTTCCCATATAGGCAGCAAATGAAGTCAGACAGGTAATCTAAGACACTAAGATCGTGCTCCACGACAATCACATAGCTGAAGATGATGGAAACGTAAAAACATAGTTAGAGCCCTGCTTCACACCATGAATGAATTTAGTAGCATGAGAGTTCTGAAACAGACGATACCTGTTTGGCCTGAGCAATGATCGGATAACTTGGGCAGCTTTAAGCCTCTGTCTGACATCAAGATAACTGGAAGGCTCGTCAAACATATAAATCTCTGCATTCTGTATGGCAACGACAGCAATAGCAAATCTTTGCAGCTCTCCACCTGACAAATCACCCACGTTTCGCTCTATAACCTGATTGAGCTCAAGATCACGACAGAGTTCCTCTTTCACACCTCTCTCATCTTTCTGCTCCAGTACTTGCCCAACATTCCCTTGGACTGCTTTTGGGATGTGATCCACATATTGAGGCTTGATGATCGCCTATTGCAAGAAGATAACTTTTATATTAAACAACTGTTTTCTAGAGATTGAGGTTTGTAAAATTGCAAGTTCTGTCCATAGTAGTAAGTTACCTTCAAGTTATCTTCCAAGATACGGGTGAAGTAGTTCTGAAGCTCAGACCCTCTGAAGTATGTCAATATTTCCTGCCAATCAGGTGGGTTCTACAAAGAAACATCAAACATGACATTCATTGTTAGTTGTGTGTTAACGCAGAGACGCAAGCGAACACATAAATTCTAATAGAAGAAACAGAGAATGCACTTACATTGAATCGACCCAGATTAGGCTTCAGCTTCCCAGCCAAGACTTTGAGAGCCGTAGACTTTCCAATTCCATTAGTTCCGACCAAACCTAGAACTTGTCCTGGTCTTGGGACTGGTAACCTGCAATTCAAGTTATTCAGCCATCTTACAAATACACTAGTAATTAACAGGGCAGAGAGGTAATATAGATAGATAGAGAGATGTATACCTGTGCAGCTTGAAAGTGTTGGGACCGTAACGATGAGTTGTATCCTTATCCAAATCTTTAGGCAAGTTGATAATCTGAATGGCTTCGAATGGGCATCTCTATTCCAACatcaaaacaaacagaacacaccCCAATTAGTCAACTGAATAACCACAGaacaaaatagaaaaagaaaaaaaaaatagagaaaaggTGGTACCTTGACACAGATACCACATCCAATACACAATTCCTCAGAGATGTAAGCAATCTTTGCAGCTACCGTAACCTCAATACACAGTTTCCCTGTTGAAGACCCATAAAACCCAAATTaggaaattgaaaaacaaaaccctaaattacaaagATTCAGAATAAGCCCTAAATCTGATTCAAAACAAAGACATGAATTtccaatcagcaaatcgaaccaGCAAGTAATCGATGGAGGAAGAGGGATCTGTAAATTTACGTACCAGTTTTGACGACGGGGCAAGTCTTTTTGCATTCCTGGCGGCACTTTTTAGGTTTGCAGCGGTCGCCGCTGACGATGGCGATACGAGTCAATCGGTCAGACATGGTGATTTGAtttctaagaagaagaagaagaagattcacaCAGCAGCTGCTCTCTAGTCTCTCCAAAGAGAAGGAAGAAAGGGATTTATTCTTATATATCTGTTGGATGGAGAGAGTGAAAGAAAGGAAATaagggttttttttcttttcttttctttttagaaaCACAAAGTGTGGTAGCCTCACTCCCTTTCAAAGGTGTTATTTATAGGCCGAGGGACTTTATAAGGGGTATCCCTTGGGGTGCACTCATACACCACTAACACCATTGCTTGCATCTGCTGCCGCTATCCATCCATGCTCACAACATGTCGGAATAAATTTCGTGCATGCACAAatttgtttttgcttcttttttaCAAAATAGAAGCTTCAGATTAATCAGTTAACCAAAGAAGTCCGTTACATCCGTTTGTTAAACTACTTTTACAATCTGTCCGTCGTCTGTATTTATACAACGTCCGGTATGCGAGTAATCTGAAAAATTAATATTGCCTGCCCATTGCTGCTTCAAAATGGGTTTTCCACATGTTTGTAAGACATGAAACAACAAATACACTTTCAGCGCATATCTGGCATAAGTAAGCACAGCCACAGCACCACTTTGTAATTTGCAACTAGAGTACTAGACCATCTCCCGGAGAGATTTCGTATCATCAGATCAAAACACTGTGCAACACACATTTAGCACCAGTGTAGTAAATAAACACAAAGTGAATTCTTGAGCTGTATTCTTCTCAGCTTATATATTCTTCTAATCGCCATCCCTCCTACCATAATCAGATGTATGCAGTGCACGAATGATGTTGTTTCGGAGACTTGCATTGAATATCCAACGAATAATGATGCCCCTGATCTCTGATCCcatgtatatatgtatatatatatatattctgcaATTCAAATCACAACATGAGCGAACGTTTTATGTAACATGCATAAAAAGGctaaaatataaacaatttacTATAATCAGATAAACAGGAAATGCATCTGAGAACAAACAGCATACTCTACATCTTGTGGTGGCTAAGGGAGGATAATCACCACAAAGTGTATCATCACACTACCTTCCTTTTCACACCTACCACACTCACCAACAGGCCTCTTCACTTCAAAATACAGCAAGGTAACATTAAGAAACAACATATGAGGCAAGCCACTGTGTACCATAGAACTTCTAGTGCACTCCTATATCAAATCAATTTGCTAATCACTTCGCCACTACTATATCCCCACGTATCTATTTCTACTTACAAGGGGAACTAAAGATATGATATAACTAAATATTCAACTAATAGTCCAGAAGAAATGAGCTCAATTTATTCAAAGCTCAAAAATCTGCCCGTTCAATATAGGGCTAAAATATGACAATGAATTATGTATCATCCATCAACCAATCAGCGCTAACATTTTAAGCCTAAATTAAACGGGTAGGTCTTTGAACCTTAAATAAACAGCTCTTCCTGCTTGTTGGAATGAGCTACGGCGGAGAGAAGACTAGCTAGTCCAAAACATTGCAGTATTCAACTGTTGAAAAAAGAAGACACAAATACTTGGCTAGTAGTATAAAgagtggatagtaattgggcagGAAGTAACTAGTATAGTTTCATCACTGCCACCAAACATCCCATGCTTCAACTACTGCTTAATGTGCTTCAACTACATAAGTCAATTGATCGCAAAAATTTAAGATGATGAGAATTAGAGACTAAGAAATCAGAATCTAAGTTTACTGCAACTGCAGGATACCCGAAGCTTAACTCAGAAAGAATTTTacacaaaaacaaataaatatagAGTGAGATTATGTACCATCTGATCTGAAGTTGAGTAGAGATGTGGCCTCATAGGGAAGAAGAGGATATCACCTCTTTTTAACCGTTGTATCCAGAAATCATTCTCTTTGAAGCTTTCAATTCACAGGACTGGCCGGACCGCATTTGCCTCCTTTTAATCCAGACAGACCCTAGAGGCAAACTGACCAGAGCCAAAAAGATAACATTCTCTTGATTATCCGATGAACAATGATGCCCCGGATCTCTGATCCCCTGTATATCTGCAACACAAATCATAACTTAGTTTCATGAGCCAATGTTTCCCAATGACATGCATAAAAGGGCTAAAATATAAACAATGTAATCACATAAATATATAGGAAATGCATCTGGAAAGGGTAAACCTAAATAAACAAACAGCATACTGAGCATACCCTCTGCATTTTGTGACAGCCAAGGGGGATAACGAGCACAGAAATTATATCATCACACTATCTTTATGTACACCCTACCAAACTAACCAAGAACTCCTCATCTCAAATCCAAGAAGGAACAACATATAAGGAAAGTTACTGTTTACCATAGAACTTCTACCAGTGCACTCCTACCATAGCAATTTACTTATCCGTTCCCCACTACTGGATGCGGCCACGTTTCTATTCCTATTTACAAGGGAGtccagaaaaaaaataaaaaagctcAAAATGAGTTACTTTGATCTGAACATACCCTGACAACAGACTGGTCAAATGCGATGCACACAAGCATTCTCTACCAGGCACCAGCATTCCACATCAACAACTCTCCCTTACGCGTGGCTTCCAAATAAGCAGGCAAGACCTGCAAAaacagcaaaaataaaataaatccgaAGCTTAACTCGGGAAGAATGTTACACAATAATAGGTAAACATAGATTTAGAATATATAATTTTGATTTGAAATTTGGCAAAGATAAGAGTTGGAAGTTAACTTTTGGAGTCGAAATGCAGCCTCTTTAAAGGAAAAGGAGGATCTCACTAGTATCTATTCACAGGACTGATGGGTCTCCATTTGCATCATTTAAAGTAAGATCACACAAGCTTTGTCTACCAGGCACCAGCTTTCCAAATTCTACCTAATCACTGGCCTCCGAACAACAAGGCAAGACCTGCAAAAACAGAAAAAGATACTCTGAAGCTTTTACTCAGGAAGCATTTTAGACGAAAACAAGTAAATATATACTTTTCATTTGAAATTTGGTAAAGATAAGAGTCATAAGCGTAACGTGTAACATTTGAGCTGAAGTGTAGCCTCTTTTAGGGAGCAGGAGGATCTCATTAAAGTACACAATTCACAGGACTGATCGGTCTCCATTTGCATTATCCTTTGAAGTCAGACATAACCTAGGGGCAAATTGATCAAGAGCCAAAAATATAACAATCCCCACGAAGCAACAGCATTCCGTTTCAGCAGCACTGGTAATTGTTTAGGTCATAGGaatacaaagccaagacctgcaaaaaaacaaaaatgatacTCCGaagctcaagttagaaacaattttATACAAAActtagaagaaaaacaaaaaaaaaagataacattCCCCCACGAGGCACCAACTTTCCGTTTCAACAATGCTAATTGAATTTGTCATAGGAATACAGAGGCATAacctgcaaaaaaacaaaaaaggtacTCCGAAGCTCAAGTTAGTAACATTTTTTGCaacatagtaaaaaaataaaaataaattcccAATGAGGCGCCAGCATTCCGTTTGAACAACTCTGCTACTTGAATTTGTCATAGAAATACAAAGGCTAGACCTGcaaaaagacaaaaaagataCTCCAATGCACAAACTACAAATAATCTCATGCAAAACATAATAACCAAACAGATAAAATTCCCCactagacaccagaattttatttcaACAGCTCTACTAACTGAATTGGTCGTAGAAACACAAAGGCAGGACCTGCAAAAAGGTACCACGacgctcaagttagaaacaatttCATGCAAAACATAATCACCAACCAGATAACATTCCCGACAAGGCACCAGCATTCCATTTTAACAGTTCTGCTAACTGAATTGGTTGTAGTAATACGAAGGCAGGacctgcaaaacacaaaaaaagaTATGACCCTCAAGTTGgaaacaattttatgcaaaaCATAATAACCAAAATGATAACAATTCCCAGGAGGCATCAGCATTCCGTTTCAAAAACTCTGCTAATTGAATTTATCATAGGGATACAAAGGCAAGACCTGCAACAAACAAAAAAGATACTCCAACGCTCAATTTAGTAACAATTTTatgcaaaacaaagtaaaaaagaaaaacagataaCATTTCCCACGAGGCATCGGCATTCCATTTCAACAACTCCGCTAATTAAATTTGTCATAGGAATACAAAGGCAAGAcctgcaaaaaacaaaaaagggcaCCAGCATTTCATTTCAACAACTCTGCTAATTGAGTTTGTCATATGAATACAAAGGCGAGacctgcaaaaaaaaacaaaaaagatactCCGACCCTCAAGTTAGTAACGATTTTAGATCATCGCTGCCTCAATACATATTGATGTAAGATAAGAATGCTTATACATCTCGTTGTTTTTCCTGCAATTGTTTCCATGAGATAAAAACTACTAAATGCCTTTGTAAAGGCAAAATGTACTAACCTGACACTCATCGAGAAAAATGGTAAAAACCTATAACAAGAATGATAGACCTGTAACAAGCAAAAGAGAAACTCAGGGATTCTAGAGATATAAGAACAAGTTAAGTGTACATTGAGATAGATTAAGAATGTGTGCCTTTTGATTTGACATGTAAGTGTAACCTGTTATCTTCTTTGTCGAACAAATTCAACACAAGGTTTGATTATAGGAAAGCAAGAATAAAATTAAATATACTAGCAGAGTACTAATAATCTAGTCAGCAAAGCAATACAACAAAATCTAAACAGGTAAACTAGGCTATTATCAGTGAAACTTTACCCAAGCGGCAGGCTGATTAAATGCCAAGTAGGCAAGCATTCTGGATGAAAAACTCTCCCTACTGAATATGCAATGTCCGTGGAAGAAGTAATCAAGTTGTGCAACAAACAAACAAGATACTTCGTTCCTGAAGTCAGAATGAAGCTGATGCAACAGTTAGTAAAACATAGTCGGGGAATTAAGACTTTATACTTTTGGAGTTGATAATTAGCTTCTTTGACAGACTAAGAACAAGAATCGATAGCCAAATGCTGCGGGCCGTAGGTTGTGAGCAGTGAGCTGCAGAAACCCATCAGCACACCGTTGCACTAAGCACACATCGTGGGTTGATAGCCAAATGCTGCGGGCCGCAGGTTGTGAGCAGTGAGCTGCACAAATCCATCAGCACGCCGCTGCATTAAGCACACATCTTGAAACCATAGCCAAATGCTGCGGGCCGTTAGATGTGAGCACTAGGCGACACATCCATCAGCACACCGCTGCATTAAGCACACATCTTGAAACCATAGCCAAATGCCGTGGGCCGATAGTGTGAGGCATAAGCAACACATCCATCAGCACACCACAGCACTAAGCACACATGGTTTCAGGTCCTGCAACTGCATCTCTGCATTCTAGAAAGTAACCTGcacaaatcaaataaaaggaacaCAGCATCAGAAAATGAAATCTACAAGATTAGCTTGCTAAACAGATATAGGAGTATTCTAAATGCTGGATACATAGATGTTGATGAAAAAGCAAACTCTCCAAATTGTATACATGTTCAAAAAAGTTGAGCAATGAAAAGGTATAAACATTTCTAATTCATTTAACAAGCTCAACCAGAAACGAAATCACAAACCTTGTAGCAATTCAAAATAACATATAAATTGATTGTAAGAAATTATTGGAAGAATTAGAGAAACAAGGAAGGGGTAAGATTGGTAATTACCTTAAAATCATTGAGGCGTTGAGAAGCTATAAGTAAATCCAGCTGCTGCTCCTGGAACTGAAACCCCCCTGTTGGCTGAAGTAGAGAAACAAAATCAAGTACATTAGATGTTTGTGAAAATGTCACACCAAAAAAATTGAGAGGAAAAACTAAGATCAACAGGAATTGGGTTTTACCTTTAGAAGAATCTGCTACTTCAGAAGATTTGGGGAAGATCTTTTTGCTACCTACAGAGATCAAAACAATACCAAAAATTAATATCTATTCAAGGAGATAGATAGAAAGAGAGAGTTTAGAATGATCTGAATGAAGTCCAATAAAGATACCACTATTTGTAAAAAAAATTCATTGAGTTGTTCGAGACAAACAGATAGATTGTAGTTTTGGcgtgaaatttgaatttcaaattccaaatctgGAAACCAAATTTTGTTAGGTTGAACCCGCcattttgtactttttttttttaccggCGTAATAATCTTTTTGATTCCCAGTAAAAAGATTGACAAGTAACATGTAGCTAGACCAACTAAAATGTAACACACGGTTGTTGGTTGCTTTGGATTCGTGTTTTGCTCAAAGGGTAGGGGATTTCTTCCTCTTTTCAATTTCTTTCTTATCAAATATTGCTTTTAATTCTTATAATTTGGTCATGTTGATGATTGAATTTGCTTTGAAACTGATTTGGGTTAGCTTTGATTAGGTTTTCAATTCTTATAAGGGAGaattggaaaaatgccccaaaactgggtgcaatgttggaaatctgccccaacatttaaaaagttggaaaaatgccccattccgttagaaatccagttaagtcacatgtgtgaGCTTATACATGCGAAAAAAAAGCCAAATATATCCTTCAGAATTCAGGGTTTGGGGTTCAAAATTCAGGATTcaaggtttagggttcaaggTTTAAGGTTCGGG
This is a stretch of genomic DNA from Papaver somniferum cultivar HN1 chromosome 1, ASM357369v1, whole genome shotgun sequence. It encodes these proteins:
- the LOC113322717 gene encoding ABC transporter E family member 2-like produces the protein MSDRLTRIAIVSGDRCKPKKCRQECKKTCPVVKTGKLCIEVTVAAKIAYISEELCIGCGICVKRCPFEAIQIINLPKDLDKDTTHRYGPNTFKLHRLPVPRPGQVLGLVGTNGIGKSTALKVLAGKLKPNLGRFNNPPDWQEILTYFRGSELQNYFTRILEDNLKAIIKPQYVDHIPKAVQGNVGQVLEQKDERGVKEELCRDLELNQVIERNVGDLSGGELQRFAIAVVAIQNAEIYMFDEPSSYLDVRQRLKAAQVIRSLLRPNSYVIVVEHDLSVLDYLSDFICCLYGKPGAYGVVTLPFSVREGINIFLAGFVPTENLRFRDESLTFKVAETPQESAEEIQSYARYKYPTMSKTQGNFKLRVLEGEFTDSQIIVMLGENGTGKTTFIRMLAGLLKPDEVESSDAEIPEFNVSYKPQKISPKFQASVRALLHQKIRDSYMHPQFVSDVMKPLQIEQLMDQEVVNLSGGELQRVALCLCLGKPADIYLIDEPSAYLDSEQRIVASKVIKRFILHAKKTAFVVEHDFIMATYLADRVIVYEGQPSIDCTANAPQSLLTGMNLFLSQLDITFRRDPTNFRPRINKMNSTKDREQKNAGSYYYLDD